Within bacterium, the genomic segment ATCCGCGCCGGCCGCGGCGAGGGGCTGGTGCGGACGGTGCTGGGCTCATGCGTGTCGGTCTGCCTCTGGGACCCGGCGATCGGGGCCGGCGGGATGAACCACTATCTGCTGCCGCTCTGGAACGGCGAGGGACTGCCCTCGCCGCGGTACGGCAACGTCGCCATCCCCCGGCTCATCGAGCGCGTGCTCGAGCTGGGCTGCCGCCGTGACCGGCTCGTCGCGAAGGTCTTCGGCGGCGGCGCCGTCCTGGACATCTCGGTCGGCCTCTTCCCCGTGGGCGAGCGCAACGCGTCGCTCGCCCTCGAGCAGCTCGGCGCGGAGCGGATACCCGTCGTGGCCCGGGACGTCGGCGGGGAGTGGACGCGGACGATCGTCTTCAATCACGGCACCGGCGTGGTGCGCCTGCGGCGGCTCGGCCCCCCGGCGAAGTGACGCGCCCGGGCGGCTGCCGGGCGGACGCGCCGGCTGCCGCGGAGACTCGACAGCCCCGCGGGCTTGTGCTAGATTCCCGCCGTTGCTGGAGAGACGCAACGGGCGCTTAGCTCAGTGGCAGAGCACTGTCTTCACACGGCAGGGGTCACTGGTTCAAGCCCAGTAGCGCCCACCATCGTGGAAAGGGGCCCCGTCCTCGAGCAGGGCGGGGCCTTTGCATTGGCGCCACGGCGCTAAGGAGAGTGCTCGGATGCGCGAGCGGGTCTTGAGCGGGATGCGGCCCTCCGGGAAGCTCCACCTCGGGCACCTGCACGGGGCGCTCGCCAACTGGCGCGAGCTGCAGGAGCGCTACGACTGCTTCTACTTCGTGGCCGACTGGCACGCCCTGACCTCCGAGTACGCCAACCCGACGGCCATCCGCGAGAACGGCCGGCAGATGGTCCTCGACTGGCTGGCGGCGGGCATCGACCCGGCGAAGGCCGTCCTCTTCGTGCAGTCCCAGGTGGTCGAGCACGCGGAGCTGCACCTGCTGCTGTCGATGATCACGCCGCTCTCGTGGCTCGAGCGCTGCCCGACCTACAAGGAGCAGCTCGAGCAGGTCAAGGACAAGGACCTGCAGACCTACGGCTTCCTCGGCTACCCGGTGCTGCAGACGGCCGACATCACGATGTACCTCGCCAACTGGGTGCCGGTGGGCGTCGACCAGCTGCCGCACCTGGAGCTGGCGCGCGAGATCGTGCGGCGCTTCCACTTCCTCTACGGCGAGGGCGTGCTCGTGGAGCCCCAGCCGAAGCTCACCGAGTTCCCGAAGATCCCCGGCACCGACGGGCGCAAGATGAGCAAGAGCTACGGCAACTCCATCTTCCTCTCCGACACCGCGGAGGAGACCGCGAAGAAGATCCTGCCGATGGTGACCGACCCGGCGCGGGTGCGGCGCAGCGACCCGGGGGACCCGGAGAAGTGCCCGGCCTTCACCCTGCACCGCGTCGCCACGCCGGAGGCCGAGCGCGAGCGGCTCGCCGCGGGCTGCCGGGGTGCCGGCATCGGCTGCATCGACTGCAAGAAGGTGCTCATCGAGCACCTCAACGCGTCGCTCGCGCCGCTGCGCCGCCGGCGCGCGGAGCTGGCCGCCGACCCGGAGCTCGTCGGGCGGATCCTCGCGGAGGGGACCGACCGCGCCCGCGCCGAGGCGGCGCGCACGATGGCCGCGGTGCGCCGGGCCGTCAGCCTCTAGGCCGGGTGGCCCCGGGGACGGGCATGGGCGCGCCGACGGA encodes:
- a CDS encoding chemotaxis protein CheD — its product is MYTEQTETFVLLPGMIRAGRGEGLVRTVLGSCVSVCLWDPAIGAGGMNHYLLPLWNGEGLPSPRYGNVAIPRLIERVLELGCRRDRLVAKVFGGGAVLDISVGLFPVGERNASLALEQLGAERIPVVARDVGGEWTRTIVFNHGTGVVRLRRLGPPAK
- the trpS gene encoding tryptophan--tRNA ligase codes for the protein MRERVLSGMRPSGKLHLGHLHGALANWRELQERYDCFYFVADWHALTSEYANPTAIRENGRQMVLDWLAAGIDPAKAVLFVQSQVVEHAELHLLLSMITPLSWLERCPTYKEQLEQVKDKDLQTYGFLGYPVLQTADITMYLANWVPVGVDQLPHLELAREIVRRFHFLYGEGVLVEPQPKLTEFPKIPGTDGRKMSKSYGNSIFLSDTAEETAKKILPMVTDPARVRRSDPGDPEKCPAFTLHRVATPEAERERLAAGCRGAGIGCIDCKKVLIEHLNASLAPLRRRRAELAADPELVGRILAEGTDRARAEAARTMAAVRRAVSL